From the genome of Leishmania major strain Friedlin complete genome, chromosome 35:
ACTCAGCTCGAAGATCTGTCCCGGCAGCTCGTGAGCTTGCGTGCTTCCTCCAGAGGCGACGGTGCCTCTTCTCTGTCGAACGCGGAGCTAAATCGTCGTCTCGCGACTGAGCAAGCTGCCGCGGAGCAGTACGAGATGGAGCTCAACAACCTCCGTCTTCAACTTTCTAATGCCGATCGCCGGGTTGTCCGCCCACTGGATCCGACTAGTGGCGGAGCACAAGCGACGACAGTCACGCCTACAGCTCACTCGACCGTGCCTCCGCCACTGCCAAAGTCTCGCTTTTCCCATCACCAAGAGCGTCGTGGTGGAGATATGAGCTCGTTGGCTGAACCGCCGCAACGTCGCTTGAGTTCCACTCGATTGAGCGATACCGCTTCCGCGACTGCCGACCACAGTGCATCTCCGCAATTCTGCCACCGTGGAGAACTGTAATTAGGATGCGCTGTTGTGGCGGCGAAATGTGAGGCGATTGCCCACACCAAATAGAAACTGGGGCGTGTAGGGTAACAGAGAGACACAGGCACGTGCCTTTCGTGTACCATACGTGCAAGCGCTGCAGAGAAGAccgcggcacagcgccacaCGCTAGCACACGCCTCTCTTccctgcacacacatacacaccacTCACACCCGGCGCAGACTTGCCTTTTGTGTGTTGGTTTCATTTGCTTGTTCTTTCTGCTTGAGTGCATCCGCTCCATCTCTTGTGCAGCCTTTCTGGCTGCAATCGCACAAAGGCACTGCACGCGTCGAGTTTGCGCAACTACTCGAAAGCAAATCAGGCCCGCATGATATGTCGCTTGATATGAGGGGTCCCTATAACAGAGGCGCTCTTGACACAGTCGAATCCGTCGTCGTGCAGAGGGACTGAGCAATGTGGAGACATAGTAAGCTCACGCTGCGTACATTTTCATTTGACGCACTGCCTTGGGATCCGTTGAGCAGCATGCCGCCCAATCCTGTGCGACTCTGCGCACATTCACTGTCATGATGCTTCGGCCACCTTGCTCTTTCATCTCTTcatcctccccttccctgccCTCTTTTTTACCTCTGTATTCACCGAGGCGAGTGCGCCACGTGTGTCagtgcgtctgtgtctgtaCGCACACTCGTGTCCACTAGGGCAGTACCGCGATAGTTGTTGTGCTCCTCTTGGTGCTTCTCCTCGTGAGACCTGGTTTCAAACTGGGCTGCCAGGCCGCcccacaggcacacacacagtcgaCTCcgacctccctcccttccagAGCGCACACAATTTCTCTGCTAGACCTTGATTTCTCCTGTTGCTGTGCTCCTCTTCTCATCCCCGGCCGTGCGTCGGCACCTCTCGCTCCATCTTCAGCTGACAGAGGAAGCATCGGTGTCACCAATGAGCGCCCTATTCGACTTCGAGACGGTCCTGTATGTGCTGCTCTTGATTGTCTGCACGGCAACGTACCTTAGGCAATTCAGACCCACACTGTACCACCGTGACAGCTTTGAGCTCTACAAGAAGTTCCTCTACAAGTGTAGCGTGGTGGGCGATCGCCTCTCTCCGTGGGTTTCCGTTTGCTGTCTCGTCTTGGCGTTTCGCATAATTTTTGTGTATTGAGGGGACAAGAGAAAACGAAGCATGTTGTGACAAAAGCCCCTACACGAAGGAAAACCGATGAAATGAAACGCCAACAtgtgagaggggggggggagccaTGCCTGTCGGTCGCTCCTAGCACCCCGTTGAGAATGTTGACGGGGACAGCGCTCATGTCGCTGGCGCACCAAATCCACCGTCTGCTGTCGATTTCAAACCCGTCTTAGCACGTATACAAACATATTGTGACTGACGGTGTCCGTTGGGGAgctctccctttcccacAAGCCTCCTTGCCTGAGGTGCCTTGCATGGTCCCACCTAATCCCGCCTCATGTTTCTCTCGTCATCTGTAGTTCCATTGCCCCAAGCGTCTGCCTCCGTTGGCCTAGGTGGGAGAAAGGTATCGCCGTGCTGTTCTCCACATACGCATAGAAATTGTCACCCAGGCGCCTAGGTAGTGCTGCCACTTCTTTGCGGTGTGTCATCTCTTGCACTCAATATCAGCGCGTGCATATTCTTGGGCGactccccccttcccctttcccCAAGTGCAGAGCCAAGCAAACAAATACCAGGTGCGCACTCCCGACCCCGTCACGGAGACCACTGTCAAACAACACATTTAACGGTAGAAAGGAAGCAGCGTCACACACCTTCACTTCTGCTGTGCTTGCCAttttcgctttcttttttttatTGCAGCGAACTTTTAGCTGAGACACTACATCGCCTTTTCACCGTGTCCTGCACTctgttgctctctctttAGGTATTCTTTCCGTCTCATCACATCCGCGCCGCTGATAGTTTGGTGGGAACTGACGGTGCATTGAAACAGCACCTTGTGATCCTTCCTTTTCAGTCTAGTAGTGGGAGTAGTAGTAGCGATCCTCCTTCCTGCTTCGCTCTCTGCCTGTGCGCCCCTTGGCGTAGCGTGCGGGTCTCCGTGTCGCACTTACAAACAGTGCTTTCTTCTGTCCCATCTCGCGCGTTGCGTGGTGGACCACATGTTCTGCGCACGATCTCTGCTAGGTGCGTTCTGTAGCACCACGCGCCTTTTCACCATTAGCGATGAGTACATTCCCCGCGCCTTCCCGGTGAAGTCGACGACCGGCCTCGCCGGTGTGGCTGTGGAGCCTCTGTGGAAGCCGAAACTgctggccgccgcctcggagctgcaggcgttCCTCCACACATCCGACATTCCGCCAGAGTCGACCTATTACAACGTAACCATGACCTTAGTAAAGCGCATCAACTACGGCATCAAGGAGTGCCAGGATGACTGGTGCACGTTAGAGAAGAAGTTCTTCTGGGGCTGGCCAGTGGAGTATATCCTGCAAGTGACCTGGCGCGAGCTTGAGACGGCGCAGAAGTGGAATGAGTGGCGCTTTTGGGAGCTGGACCCGGAGCAGGTGAAGCGCGTAGCCCGCGAGGATCAGGCCATAGGGAAGGAGGGCTTAGGCTACAACACTCCTTGGGAGCAAGTTGTGCGCGAGGACTTCGACAAGCGCAAGAAGGCCCTCACAcaggaggagatggcggagcTCAAGCGCATGGACACGGAGCGGATGGCGCGCGAGACGGCGGCGTACAAGGAGCGCAAGGAACGCATCCGTGACGACTTAGAGAAGGCGCGTGGCGAGATGCTCAAAAAGTTCCTGAACAAGCGGTACGCCGTAGACAAGGATCTGATGCGGATGCAGCCGGGTAAGAGCTACTCTGGCAAGAGCGCCGAAGACCTTATTCACGAACTGCGCGCCTCCGTGAAGCAGACTCCTCCCCCTACCAACAAGTAAGCAGCCGCTTCTCGctcgcagcgcggcagcgctgcatgACATGTGCAAGAGAGGCTTCGGCTGGGTGTGGCTTGAGCGTGTACGAGAACCACCACAGGGTGCGCTGCGACCACCTTTTGGATATTTCTCGGAGAAGGGTGTGGGATGCGGGTATTGTTGTCGTGTGACGGCgtctgtgtgttgtgtgcggATGTTGCGCGTCGGCCTTCCGTGGGGTTGTATATGTGTATCGTCGTCTCCTTCACCGTTTCTTCCTGTTTCGCACCGTTCAGCTGTTTCCTCTTAGCTAGGTATTCCACAGTATCCGCAGCTGCGACCTCCATTCCGAAAATGAGTACGAATCTCTCTGTCACGTCAAACTTCGCACCCTGGATTCGGTGCTGTCAATCGGTTCGAGCACGCCCACGCTCTTGTATCCCTCTCGCGGTACCACTGAGAggtgcgcaggaggagggaatCGGACTCTATCAACCTCTGTCGCCGCCTCTGTCTCGCTGTAGACACCTTCCGGTGCCACGCACATCTCGGAAAggtagggaggggggggagagtTCTCTCCTCTACCGGTTACAGGAAAGCCGGGGGGCCAGGCTGTCGGCCTTTTTCGCTTTTGTGGATGTCTTCGATGCCCaccgctcctctctctgtccctctTCCATTTTTCGATTAATTTGCattcgctctctctctccccccagAGGCACGTGAACACACCAAAGACCGACAACAGCACAGGCGGCGcacacttttttttttcggaGTTTTCTCGTGGGCTTctagagagagagcgctTCCTCCTATTCCATTGTTCGCATCGAATACGAGCTGTACAGCCAAGTACTCAACGTTACATCAAAGACGCACCCTAGCGACCCTGCAAGCGCCTCGCCACCACTCTCCAGAAAACAACACACAAGACACTTCATCTTCTTTTTCGTCAGCaggtacacacacacacacatatatactCACCGCTACTTTATTGTTTCTCTAATACACCGCATGATGCCCTTGTCGATATACGCGAGGACGTTTGTTCCGTCGTCGACGACCTACTCGCCGTCTGGAGCTAAGGAGCAGACTGCTGGGCCTGCTGAATCGAAGGACTGCGTGTGTATCGCCTTCTACGAGAACGGCAAGTGCCCGTATGGTTCTCACTGCGAGCACGCCCACCGTTTTTCGGAACTGAATACAGAGACCCAAATGAAATTACTCCGGAGCGTGCCAGTAGAGTCCATCCCGGCGCACTTCTTCGGCGCGTCTCAGTCACGGGACGAGATGCTAGCTGCCCTGGATGCCGCGCTACCGAGGACATTGCCGGCAGAGTACGGCTGTTTTAGCCCCATCcagagcggcgaggcggagcgtACGGTCTCCACGCGTCGACGCCCCCCGGGAAAGGATCGCCAGCTGGTGGTGTCGCACAGTGGACCACAGCCACCGATTCGTAATGCCGCCTCCCTTTCCAGTAGCACTTCTAGCAGCGCCGAGAGTCTTCACGTAGGTGGAACACACCTGTCCAAGCGTTCGTCATCTCCCACGGCTGCCGCTttcgccgctgttgctgctcccACCGCCGCGGACGCTGCGGCCTTTAAGATGCATCTGCCGCTCCGGTGCCGCTACCCGCATCGCTCGATTCCAGGCACCTACTACGATGTGTTGGCGCTTCCTCGTGAGGCCTCGCAGGACGACATCATCGCCAAGTATCGCTCTTGGCAAAAGGACGGCTTCAAGCGCATGCGTCAGGTGGATCCTGTtggggcggaggcggtggatcGCATGATCGTGGAGGCTCGCAATGTGCTGGGAAACCCCATATTGCGCTCCGTCTACGATCAGCAGCTGCCTTCTGTGCCAatgaagcagcagccatgGACAGCCGCCTCGTGCGGCGCCGGCTTGACGAGTACGAGCACGACTCCAAGCAAGCACCACACTCAAGGACAGTCCTCCACGACGTCTTCTGCATCCGATGTGCACCACAGGCTGGGGGAATCACACAAACGCCTCGGGCACAGCAGGAGCAACTCCAGCGTATATTACGCTGACCATGCGGCGCCTGTGGTGACTATCTCAAGCCTTCATAATGGAGACAGCATTTGGTAGCGGCGCGTTCTCTTTCCAGGTCACCGGTGCTTCAGTATAGATGCCCCCCTGCACGACTCCTCGAGTGCCGAGGGGACGTGAGCGCCCCTTCCACGGCGAGGTTGCACGGGAGACGAAGGGTGCAACACGCGTGCGCTGAGTGTCTGTGTAGTGGAGCAGAGCGTTGTGCGAGGGTGCCATTCACCGAACAGAGTAGTCAGACCCTTGCCACCTGagccgccgcgtcgtcgaTGATGTCTGGTCAATGGCGGTCTGGCCTCCAGCGTCTCTTGCTCCGGTTCTGATACGCTGCATTTCTTGTTTAACACACGTCTTTCTAAAGACAGAATCCCCTGTTACTCGTCTCCCGATTTTTTCTTGTGCTTCCATTCCCCTTCTTTCTGCGCACATGCGTGCAGTGTATCTAACCGAGTCGTTCTCTCTCATGTCGTCTTTGGCGCGTCTTTTTCTTCGCCTCATCTTGATGTTTACTTCCTTTTGCTGTCCGTGACGTGATTTCACATTCTCAGCGTCACCgacgtttttcttttttttttttcgttcagTGGATTGTGTGCTGTAGCACCTGTTGTATTTCCACAGAGATGCGCCAGCATATCGATCTCCTCTTCGTTTCTCATTTCGTGCACGGCGCTTTCGCTTTTCTACTTCCTTTTACGTCTCCAGACGCGTGCACTCGTTTATGCCTTCAGCGCTCCCTTTCCCCATGCGCGCCTCGTTGTTCCATCCCTCGTTTGATTTCACATTTCCTAGAGTATTTACCCGTCATTTTTCTATACAGGCACCCATTCCACCAGCTAGTCTTCTCTTTCCCCTATTTTTCACTTTTTTCCTTCCTGTTGTTTGCTTTGTTTTGAATTAGATGCACTTCTTTCACTTCTCTCCCTCGGTCTCCGTCTCTGCCTGCCTTATCCACCGTACCTCTTACACCTGTaaacgcgcacacgcgccacctTCACCTTTTTCCCTCTTCGTACACcacctctttcttttttgtaGGCCCGCCTCATTCTTGTTCTCGCGGTGTCCGGGCCACACACCGCAGTTTGCTCGCTTGGGCTAAATCCACTACGAAGGTGAAACACGTCGAAACCGATTAACGAGGGGGTGTGAAAAGAGGGGGAACGCGGACATCTTTTGACGCTCCGGGTCTGCGAGGGTTATGCTCTTGCGAGAGAGGCTGGCCATTTGCCTGTGGTTGCGCGGTGCATGGAGAAGACGTCGAAAGAACGGCCTCGATACTGCACTACATGActgccgccatcaccgctaCCCCTCCTTTTGCCGCTGGCGTCGTTGCCGTCTcctttctccccctccccctccgttGTCGCTTGCTATGTATCACGAcgcctcctcttttctttccgtatccgtgtgtgcgtgtgtttgtatgTTCACTCCTTTTAGATCTCTTACCTCTCCTTCGCCCTGATGACGAGGGACGCCTCAGCGTCGTATTTCAGGGCCCGGCACCCACTCGGTGTGGGAGAGCCAGACAGCCCCCTACTTGCTGCCAAATGCGGAGCCacttgtggtggtggcagggtgGAGTGCCTACgacggagggggggggtcagCGCGATGCATTGCCACGGATGGCGGTGGCCAGGccctggacggcgttgcgccgcagcgacctGCAATCGTGCACACGTTAGTGCCATCCGTATGATTCGGCAGAGTGTCAAGGTGACTGGAACCTGCGCCACCCGGCCCCCACGCTGCCCGCTGGAGTGGAGAGCCTGAGCCGCCCCGAGGGACGCACCAGGTGGGCGACTGGCATCAtggggggagcggctgtgaggcgacctgcgaagCTGGGGTGGGCAGAGCTTGAGGCGGGGAGGCCGTGCTCTTCGATGGTCGAGTCTGCGCGTTGCTGATACGATAGTGTCTGGCGCTGTGTCGCACGACTGGATAGGACCGTGATAGGCCGGGGAGGAGTCGAGCTCGACTCATGCGCTATGGCAGTGTAGACATGTTTCAAACGAGAAAAACCTCTTTCTCCGTCTGCGCTGAATGACAGCTGTGCGCAATGCAGGAGAAATACGAGCGGTGTTTTGCATGCTTCAGCCGACTTTTTCTCTGCCATCATTTTCTTCCAGTTCTTTTTTCATGCCCTCTTCTTTCGCGACGCGCGAACCTCCTCGACCCTCTTCTATCAGCAGTTGGAAAGGTGTGGCATGGCCGCATGCTTTTGTGTATCGAATCAGGGCTCTTGTACTACACATTGGGTTTCCTGTTGGCGTAGCGCGACTGCGCGTTCGTACCTCCgtctgtgcttgtgtgggGTGTGTATCCGTCTGTGTGGTCTGCCGGCATGCACGCACTCTTTTTCCGCCGCTCTTGCTTTCGTTTGCTTGCTCGCTTCTTCACTGTTGCGCGTCGTTCTCGCGCGCGGACCGGAAGCGAGTGACGCAGCCCAGGCAGAGACCCGCATGCCACGAAAGCAGCACTCCCACCAAAtgtaaaaaaaaaataatGCACCAGGatgccccctctcccccgtcGTACTCCGATGCTGCCGCGCATGACGCTCTTTACTTAGGTGGTTGCCGCACCTGGCGTGACCGTGTTCTCCCACTTCATGAGAACAAAGAAAAACTAGCAGAATACAGTTTTTCTGCTTGCGCATCACCGACGCGTTACCGACTAGTCGTCGAActcacgctctctctccaaTCACGGAATAACACGCTGGCTCTATCACTCCGTATGTGCTCACTACCCGTCAACAATACGtcccccttctccatctTGTATTCCATTGTTCATCCTTTTCCGGCACACATTTGCACTGTACCCTCCCTCACCGCTTTCATCCCCACCACCTTGAACACTTCTTCCCCCTCAAATGCACCCGTGCCGCAGAGGAGTTCCTTCAGCATCTTTCCGTCTCACAAAAATGGCCAAGAAGACGAAGTCTAAGGTGGACACGATCAACGCCAAGCTCCAGCTGGTGATGAAGTCCGGTAAGTACGTGCTCGGaacgcagcaggcgctgacgACCCTCCGTCAGGGCCGCAGCAAGCTGGTTGTGATCGCCAACAACTGCCCGCCGATCCGCCGCGCCGAGGTGGAGTACTACTGCACCCTCAGCAAGACCCCCATCCACCACTACTCTGGCAACAACCTGGACCTCGGTACGGCGTGCGGCAAGCACTTCCGCACATGCGTCCTGTCCGTGACAAATGTTGGGGACTCCGACATCGCTGCCTAAGGGAAGGATAATGTGAACGGACAACTTCTCTGTCCTTTTTCGTTTTAATTTGTGATTGTTTCCCGAAGAAGAAAAGCAACAAAACCGAAAGGGGAAGGAGCGATGTGCGCTCGGCAGAATAGCCTGTGCAAAgttggcggcagcgcacgtgcgcacctgGAGatggcaacagcggcggcagtatgcacgcatgcacacacctGGCAGCGCCAGAGATGGAAAGGGACGAGGATAGAGAGGGTAAAGTGTCGGAGGAGAACAAGCACATaaagggaggggcgaggtcgtgacggcgcgcgtgcttgttttgcccccccccctttcctgTGGTTTTGCTCCGacctctctcttcctgtgtgttcccaccctctctctggATGCATATCTGCGCGTGTTTTGCAtaggcacacacgcgaccCGCGCTGTTGCTGTCCGCTGCCATCATGTCACCTCCCgccttttctctcctctgcACCCGCTGTGCTCGACAATCGCAGTGGAAAAAAAGGCGTGTGCTCCTTTTACATGCTTCATGCCCGACCCCTCTCCGTGGCGTGTTTACACTTCAACGCTACCTCTtgctcctcccccacccccgccttTGCGTGATCTGCCAGAGTCGGCAGTACACcaccctctcgctctcgtccTCCCTTGCTGCTCAACATCCGCGCGGagacacgcacccacacaggcacaccAGACGCCAAGAAGGTGAGAGGGCGAGTGAGAATCAGCAGGGGAAACCTCttgccgcggtgtgcgtccgtctgtctgtctgctcCTTGCCTCTCTCGACGATTGGCGTTTGTTTGCTCTCTTAGTGCATATACGATGCTTTACAGGTTTTCCAAATGAGCACCTCGACTCGTCGCATCAGCGTCACctcggagcagctgcagagcgACGCTCTTCGCGCCCAGCTCTtcagcgcgtgctgcgcgtaCGGCGTTGTGGAGTGGGCGCAGTACCAGGAGGACCCGAACTACAACACCACCACAGTGCACATTCAGTTCCAGAAGCTGTCCAGCGCCGACCGTCTCCGCAGcgacgtgcagcagcgagggcgcCTTTGGCAAATCGAGAGCGAGCCGGCGGCGCTATGCGTGGGTACGGATGTTCTACTGAGCgctgcggaggtgctgcgccttgGCCGTCtcaccgctgcgctgcccggCTTTGCATGCACGGCGCTTGCAGGCGTCCCTGTACGCAACACAAGCACCGCGGCAACGGTGACGCAGACGCCGTCGTTGCCTACATTTGAGGAGAAGAGCTTTCTGCTGcacggccgcagcagcgcatcgcgcACCACCCCCGCTTCTTCAAAGGTCACAGCCGAGCAGGAGGCTGCCCTATGGTCTGGGTTCGAACAAGAATCCTCTGCGGTGCGCCACAGCTGCCTCGGTCCGTACTGCGCAGTGCTTCATTTTGGCTCCCCGCACGATGCTAATGAGTTTCTTTGCCAGCACCAGCTCACTTTGGCGGAGCAGCACAGCGTGTATGCCATTCACGTTGGCACCGCACCCGGTTGCGCCTTGGCGGTTGCGCTGCCCAAAATGTTGGCACGTCACGCGCTTGCCGACTGTGCCGTTGATGGGCGCGTGGTGCGCGGCTACGTGGTGGCCATGCACTCTAGCACGTACTGCGTGGTGGATGCTGGCCTCTATCAATCCGCCGATCAGGCAAGCATCACCACGCTAgttcacacgcacacgaactTCTTAAGCGTATCACTAGGGGACGAGGTGCAGGTACAGCTGTCCGCCAGTGGGGGGCTGACAATGGCTGAGAAAGGGATGGTCGGGGGCAAACTGCTGCGCGTCACCAGCACCTCTGCTTTTTCAACTCGCCGCTCCGTTACCAAGGCGCAGCTACCCGATACCGCTGCTCGCACCCTTCGTACCTCCAACCTAGCGCATGGCCTAATTGGCGCTACTTCATcgccgcaccagccgcaGGCGAGGCCTGCCAGTGGAGGCAGGGCAACGGATGTGGCGGGGACGGTAAGGCGCGGCACGCTCAACAACAAGCTGAACGCGACCGTCACCGGTGGTGGTAATGGTGGTGCAGTTACATCCAAGTCtgcaggcggagctgctgccaaGGTGCTTGCCAGCAAGCTTTTCAGGAGTATTCAGCAGAGGAAAAGTAGCGGCGGAGAGAGTGAGGGCAGCTCCGCGGAACGCATCTGCGCCTACCCAGCCGGCCTAGGCGCGTACGCGCGGTTGCTGGTGCGCGTAGAGCGGATCGAACAGGATGGCCTGCACGCCCGCtgcgtcgacgacgccgaaAACTGCGGCTACGCCGGGCCCGTTTTCATCCCTGCCGCGTTTGTGCCGGCtgacaccagcagcaccggtcAGGGATGGCGGACGTTTGCGGTTGTAGGGGAGCGCATGCATGTGGCGCTGCTTTACATGGTGGCCGtgggtggcagcgccgcaaccATGCGTGGCGTTGCCTCCAAAAAGGAGGCTGATCTTCgccacacagcagcaaccgcagtggcggctgcggtgagGGTCACGCCAGGAGACGTGGAGGGCGCCTCGGTTACGGCGGGGACGACAGTAAAGGCCACGGCCATGCTGAAGCTTTATGCCGGCGATCTCGGTGTCCCGGCGGCTGACCACACATCCCCATACTTCCCCGCCTTTCTTCTCTACCCAGGGCTGCACGTGccagcgtcgctgcgccaAACGGTGCTTCTGCTGCCCTTGTCAGACCTGGGCTCGCTGGACCCCACATCCCTCTCCACCACGCCGGGGTTTCTCATTGTATCAGAGGTGGTGAACGATGTGATGCGTGGGCAGTACGCTGTGGTCGTACCATGCGCAGTCTACGCCGCTCGCCAGGCTCAGCGCGCGGTCGCACAAGAGCAGCGCAAGACAGCTGAAGTGGACGAGGTGAAGCGCCGGTTGGCGGCGGTCATGGGGCAAGACATCCTGAAGGTGCTGAACGCCGAGGACGGGGCAGCTGCCAAGCGTCCCCGCGCCGAGGACTGAGATGTGGTTTGATCACCCCGACGCAGCGCGTTGGTCCGTATACCTTTCACACACATATACGTACATCTCCCCAAACGACGAAAACGCACTTGTGCGTCTTGGAACAAGTGCTTGGGCCCATGGTGGTACCGGAACGGCACTGATGGTGATCCATCGCATATGCGGCCCCATTTTCTGATATCCCATTCCGTGCTCTGCCGGCATGCGacgcgccagcgcacccACCTCACCCCGTAcgccttttctctctctgacCGGAACTCTCTTTCGTACGCTGCATGGCGTCGACCATTTTCTTTCAGAATGACCGGAAGCCTCGGCAAGCAACGTCCCGATACGCTAGCCGCCGctacgcgcgtgtgcgctaTCCACGATTGTGTGTTGCCTCCTCTGCCCACGTCGACTCTGCAATCTTGCGCGAGCTGTGCGTGAATGGATGAAGTGACCCTCGACACGCTGTTCCTGAGCTGTGAATGCGATGTTCAGTGGGGCTCGCGAGGCACGCTGACGGTCCGCCGCACCGTCGAGCTGCACTCCAACAACATCCTTTACTGCTTCGAGGAGCCTAAGAACTCGATGGCGAAGCACATTAGGGAAAAGGTGTACGTGGAGGGCTGCCACGTtgtcgacggtggcgcctACAACGACGCAAGCGAGCGACTGCTTCTGTTTTTGGCTAACCGTGACTACTCCGAGAAGGTCGATCTGCTCGGCAACCACCAAGCCTACATATTCGCTGCAGAGCAGACGACTCACAATGCGCCGCTGGGACAGGCTACACGAAGTTCATCGACGTCGACACTGCCGAACGCCAGCTACGTGGTGCAGCTTTTTCTCAGCGATAAGATGGTCAAGTGGCGCCTGTTGCAGGCGATTCAGCGAGCATCGAAGGAGTATCTGCAGCTGTTTCCGGACACGGACACAGCACCCGCACTGCCCGCGGCGCGAACGGTGGGCGACGGCTGCGTACACGCAGGACGGCTGACGGTAGCGGGGCCGTCGGCCTCCGGTGTACCGAACCGCTTCGAGTCGAAGGTACTGGCCGGACCCTCCGCTAACCCCTACCACTCACGCACGGAGTCCGGCATCAGCGTCTTGTCCGAtcacgaggtgctgcagctgccggacgtgctgcgcgagtaCGACGCACTCCAGGAACGCAAAAGAAGGTTAGGTGCCATGATGACCTCATTTCCGCCGCAGccgaagggggaggaggaggaggaggaggacgtgcTTAAGTCCACATCTGATGACCAGGGcttggaggaggcggcgtgcgtggcggGAAATGAGGCGGGATTAGCCGTGACACTGTCCGAGTTGCAGTCTAGAGCGCCAGCAAGCCTCCAGCACTCTCCTCTCTACGAGTGGTGCATCAAGAGCAAACCAGTGAACCAGATCTGTGCGGACTGCGGCGAGCCTTTTCCGTCATGGTGCATCCTGCAGCCGTTTGGCGCCTTTGTGTGCATCCAGTGCATCGGCATGCATCGAAAGCTGTGGTCGAACAAGTG
Proteins encoded in this window:
- a CDS encoding conserved hypothetical protein (previous protein_id=AAZ14250.1), which encodes MSALFDFETVLYVLLLIVCTATYLRQFRPTLYHRDSFELYKKFLYKCSVVGDRLSPWVSVCCLVLAFRIIFVY
- a CDS encoding conserved hypothetical protein (previous protein_id=AAZ14251.1) — translated: MFCARSLLGAFCSTTRLFTISDEYIPRAFPVKSTTGLAGVAVEPLWKPKLLAAASELQAFLHTSDIPPESTYYNVTMTLVKRINYGIKECQDDWCTLEKKFFWGWPVEYILQVTWRELETAQKWNEWRFWELDPEQVKRVAREDQAIGKEGLGYNTPWEQVVREDFDKRKKALTQEEMAELKRMDTERMARETAAYKERKERIRDDLEKARGEMLKKFLNKRYAVDKDLMRMQPGKSYSGKSAEDLIHELRASVKQTPPPTNK
- a CDS encoding conserved hypothetical protein (previous protein_id=AAZ14252.1), with the translated sequence MMPLSIYARTFVPSSTTYSPSGAKEQTAGPAESKDCVCIAFYENGKCPYGSHCEHAHRFSELNTETQMKLLRSVPVESIPAHFFGASQSRDEMLAALDAALPRTLPAEYGCFSPIQSGEAERTVSTRRRPPGKDRQLVVSHSGPQPPIRNAASLSSSTSSSAESLHVGGTHLSKRSSSPTAAAFAAVAAPTAADAAAFKMHLPLRCRYPHRSIPGTYYDVLALPREASQDDIIAKYRSWQKDGFKRMRQVDPVGAEAVDRMIVEARNVLGNPILRSVYDQQLPSVPMKQQPWTAASCGAGLTSTSTTPSKHHTQGQSSTTSSASDVHHRLGESHKRLGHSRSNSSVYYADHAAPVVTISSLHNGDSIW
- a CDS encoding 60S ribosomal protein L30 (previous protein_id=AAZ14253.1) codes for the protein MAKKTKSKVDTINAKLQLVMKSGKYVLGTQQALTTLRQGRSKLVVIANNCPPIRRAEVEYYCTLSKTPIHHYSGNNLDLGTACGKHFRTCVLSVTNVGDSDIAA
- a CDS encoding conserved hypothetical protein (previous protein_id=AAZ14254.1); this translates as MSTSTRRISVTSEQLQSDALRAQLFSACCAYGVVEWAQYQEDPNYNTTTVHIQFQKLSSADRLRSDVQQRGRLWQIESEPAALCVGTDVLLSAAEVLRLGRLTAALPGFACTALAGVPVRNTSTAATVTQTPSLPTFEEKSFLLHGRSSASRTTPASSKVTAEQEAALWSGFEQESSAVRHSCLGPYCAVLHFGSPHDANEFLCQHQLTLAEQHSVYAIHVGTAPGCALAVALPKMLARHALADCAVDGRVVRGYVVAMHSSTYCVVDAGLYQSADQASITTLVHTHTNFLSVSLGDEVQVQLSASGGLTMAEKGMVGGKLLRVTSTSAFSTRRSVTKAQLPDTAARTLRTSNLAHGLIGATSSPHQPQARPASGGRATDVAGTVRRGTLNNKLNATVTGGGNGGAVTSKSAGGAAAKVLASKLFRSIQQRKSSGGESEGSSAERICAYPAGLGAYARLLVRVERIEQDGLHARCVDDAENCGYAGPVFIPAAFVPADTSSTGQGWRTFAVVGERMHVALLYMVAVGGSAATMRGVASKKEADLRHTAATAVAAAVRVTPGDVEGASVTAGTTVKATAMLKLYAGDLGVPAADHTSPYFPAFLLYPGLHVPASLRQTVLLLPLSDLGSLDPTSLSTTPGFLIVSEVVNDVMRGQYAVVVPCAVYAARQAQRAVAQEQRKTAEVDEVKRRLAAVMGQDILKVLNAEDGAAAKRPRAED
- a CDS encoding putative GTP-ase activating protein (previous protein_id=AAZ14255.1), with amino-acid sequence MDEVTLDTLFLSCECDVQWGSRGTLTVRRTVELHSNNILYCFEEPKNSMAKHIREKVYVEGCHVVDGGAYNDASERLLLFLANRDYSEKVDLLGNHQAYIFAAEQTTHNAPLGQATRSSSTSTLPNASYVVQLFLSDKMVKWRLLQAIQRASKEYLQLFPDTDTAPALPAARTVGDGCVHAGRLTVAGPSASGVPNRFESKVLAGPSANPYHSRTESGISVLSDHEVLQLPDVLREYDALQERKRRLGAMMTSFPPQPKGEEEEEEDVLKSTSDDQGLEEAACVAGNEAGLAVTLSELQSRAPASLQHSPLYEWCIKSKPVNQICADCGEPFPSWCILQPFGAFVCIQCIGMHRKLWSNKCRSAELDRWRDSDIEFMKARGNDVVNDELEYYVALPTDSVEFALHTQPVVKPVLSFSSAEVRESFIRWKYEELFFTRRRHPTATRPLPPPPDPVGLERSRLATATTATSEVEGYASAVSLGAAARLQQSFFLDQGPPQYAGLLDIVVKELVGPESITGAVCVLTNGFQTLRTQESRQLLHMRHSTAWDAHLQVGIEGAGQKPLYCTVYRGRGELLAAAEMWMKEDVFQAGTSCMFALKLVWSQLHKKPSQRTPGELWTITFLTSYQRLA